In Candidatus Palauibacter scopulicola, one genomic interval encodes:
- the hemL gene encoding glutamate-1-semialdehyde 2,1-aminomutase, with translation MSRGSRRPSAASDWIRRARDVMPGGVSSPVRAFGAVGMEPLFAARGEGARIFDEAGRGYLDYVLSWGPLILGHAAPPVVEAVTRAAREGMSFGACQAREVELAERVAACVPGVEMVRFVNSGTEATMSAVRLARAATGRDLILKFAGCYHGHADAFLVVAGSGVATLSLPDSPGVPAATSGLTLTAPYNDLEAVAAVFAAHGPRLAAVIVEPVAGNAGLIPPREGFLEGLRDCCDRAGTLLIFDEVMTGFRVARGGAQERYGVAADLVALGKVLGAGMPVAAYAGPRELMRRMAPEGDVYQAGTLSGNPLGMAAGIAQLDELARTDPFDGLERRAAMLVDGILTAASARGIPVCGTALGSMWGVFFADGPVFDFDGARRADTDFFARYYRACFERGVFFAPSAFEAGFLSTAHTDADVAETLGVVGEALDAALDAETSAAPEGAG, from the coding sequence GTGAGCCGCGGGTCTCGCCGGCCGTCCGCCGCCTCCGACTGGATTCGGCGCGCGCGCGACGTGATGCCGGGCGGCGTGAGTTCGCCCGTGCGGGCGTTCGGCGCCGTCGGGATGGAGCCGCTGTTCGCCGCGCGCGGCGAGGGCGCGCGGATCTTCGACGAGGCCGGGCGCGGCTATCTCGACTACGTCCTTTCCTGGGGTCCGCTCATCCTCGGCCACGCCGCCCCGCCCGTCGTCGAGGCCGTGACGCGCGCGGCCCGCGAGGGGATGAGCTTCGGGGCCTGTCAGGCGCGCGAGGTCGAGCTCGCCGAACGCGTCGCCGCCTGTGTGCCTGGCGTGGAGATGGTGCGCTTCGTGAACAGCGGCACCGAGGCCACGATGTCCGCCGTGCGGCTCGCCCGCGCCGCTACGGGCCGTGACCTGATCCTGAAGTTCGCGGGCTGCTATCACGGCCACGCGGATGCCTTCCTCGTTGTGGCCGGGTCGGGCGTCGCGACGCTGTCTCTCCCCGATTCGCCGGGCGTGCCGGCCGCGACCTCCGGCCTCACGCTGACCGCGCCCTACAACGACCTTGAGGCGGTGGCCGCCGTGTTCGCGGCACACGGCCCCCGGCTCGCGGCCGTCATCGTCGAGCCGGTGGCGGGCAACGCGGGTCTCATCCCGCCCCGCGAGGGCTTTCTGGAAGGTCTTCGCGACTGCTGCGATCGCGCCGGGACGCTCCTCATCTTCGATGAGGTCATGACCGGATTCCGGGTCGCGCGGGGCGGCGCACAGGAGCGCTACGGAGTCGCCGCGGACCTCGTCGCGCTCGGGAAGGTCCTCGGCGCGGGGATGCCGGTCGCGGCCTACGCGGGGCCCCGCGAGCTGATGCGGCGGATGGCTCCGGAGGGGGACGTGTACCAGGCCGGCACGCTGTCGGGGAACCCGCTCGGCATGGCCGCCGGCATCGCCCAGCTCGACGAACTCGCGCGGACGGACCCGTTCGACGGCCTTGAGCGGCGCGCGGCGATGCTCGTGGACGGCATCCTGACCGCGGCGAGCGCCCGCGGCATCCCGGTCTGCGGGACCGCGCTGGGTTCGATGTGGGGCGTCTTCTTCGCCGATGGTCCCGTGTTCGATTTCGATGGTGCGCGGCGCGCGGACACGGACTTCTTCGCCCGCTACTACCGGGCGTGCTTCGAACGCGGCGTCTTCTTCGCCCCCTCCGCCTTCGAGGCGGGGTTCCTCTCCACCGCGCACACCGACGCGGAC
- the rimO gene encoding 30S ribosomal protein S12 methylthiotransferase RimO has translation MRLGLISLGCDKNTVDSERMLAELVGHGAEPTDVDEAEVILVNTCGFIDAAKEESIETILEAERLKREGACRGVVAVGCMVERYREEMVESLPEVDLLLGLRDLDRLVPELRERGLLRGPAPARVVHPGERIPVGARHVRYLKVSEGCDHGCAFCAIPLWRGKHRSFELERLVAEAQRLEAQGAVEVNLVAQDLAHWGRERRDGTDIATLVEALLRETSIPWFRLLYIYSAGLREPLIELMASETRLLSYIDMPIQHASDTVLHRMRRPERAATLRSKIAWLRETIPDLTLRTTVLVGFPGETGAEFRELVDFLDEVPFDRLGAFAFSPQEGTRAAAMEESFVPAELARDRLEEVLEVQRAVSRERLAAEVGRERVAVVDAPAAPDDPTLALLYDDPPAAAHLGRVESQADDVDGATVLVGGNGLVPGSLVRVEIERAADFDLAGRVRDVVRPASGRGGAAPSPALPSGRGLPVLGLDSAWGR, from the coding sequence ATGCGGCTAGGACTCATCAGCCTCGGTTGCGACAAGAACACCGTCGATTCCGAGCGCATGCTCGCCGAACTCGTCGGCCACGGGGCCGAGCCCACCGATGTGGATGAAGCGGAGGTCATCCTCGTCAACACGTGCGGGTTCATCGATGCCGCGAAGGAAGAGTCGATCGAGACGATCCTCGAGGCGGAGCGGCTGAAGCGCGAAGGGGCGTGCCGCGGCGTCGTGGCGGTCGGGTGCATGGTGGAGCGCTACCGGGAGGAGATGGTGGAGTCGCTGCCCGAGGTCGACCTCCTGCTCGGGCTGCGGGACCTGGACCGGCTCGTGCCGGAGTTGCGCGAGCGCGGACTCCTCCGGGGACCGGCGCCGGCCCGGGTCGTGCACCCGGGGGAACGGATCCCCGTCGGGGCACGCCACGTCCGCTACCTGAAGGTGAGCGAGGGATGCGACCACGGGTGCGCCTTCTGCGCGATCCCTCTCTGGCGGGGGAAGCACCGTTCCTTCGAGCTGGAACGCCTTGTCGCCGAGGCGCAGCGCCTGGAAGCGCAGGGCGCCGTGGAGGTGAACCTGGTGGCCCAGGACCTTGCGCACTGGGGCCGGGAGCGGCGGGACGGGACGGACATCGCGACGCTCGTGGAGGCGCTGCTGCGCGAAACGTCGATCCCGTGGTTCCGCCTCCTGTACATCTACTCCGCGGGCCTGCGCGAACCGCTCATCGAACTGATGGCGTCGGAGACACGGCTCCTCTCGTACATCGACATGCCGATCCAGCACGCGAGCGACACGGTGCTCCACCGCATGCGCCGGCCGGAGCGGGCCGCGACGCTGCGGTCGAAGATCGCCTGGCTGCGGGAGACGATCCCCGACCTCACGCTGAGGACGACCGTGCTTGTCGGGTTCCCGGGCGAGACGGGTGCCGAGTTCCGCGAACTCGTGGATTTCCTCGATGAGGTGCCGTTCGACCGGTTGGGAGCGTTCGCGTTCTCGCCGCAGGAGGGGACTCGCGCGGCTGCCATGGAGGAGAGCTTCGTGCCCGCGGAGCTGGCGCGGGACCGTCTCGAAGAGGTGCTCGAGGTCCAGCGCGCCGTGAGCCGCGAGCGGCTCGCCGCGGAGGTCGGCCGGGAACGCGTCGCCGTCGTGGATGCGCCCGCGGCCCCGGACGACCCGACGCTCGCACTCCTCTACGACGACCCTCCCGCCGCGGCGCACCTCGGCCGGGTCGAGAGCCAGGCGGACGACGTCGATGGCGCGACCGTGCTCGTGGGCGGAAACGGCCTCGTCCCCGGCTCGCTGGTGCGGGTCGAGATCGAGCGGGCCGCCGACTTCGACCTCGCGGGGCGCGTCCGGGACGTCGTGCGCCCGGCGTCCGGGCGCGGTGGAGCGGCGCCATCGCCGGCCCTGCCGTCGGGGCGGGGGCTCCCCGTTCTGGGGCTCGACAGCGCCTGGGGCCGGTGA